In the Microtus pennsylvanicus isolate mMicPen1 chromosome 6, mMicPen1.hap1, whole genome shotgun sequence genome, one interval contains:
- the St3gal2 gene encoding CMP-N-acetylneuraminate-beta-galactosamide-alpha-2,3-sialyltransferase 2, producing the protein MKCSLRVWFLSVAFLLVFIMSLLFTYSHHSMATLPYLDSGALGGTHRVKLVPGYTGLQRLGKEGLSGKSCACSRCMGDAGTSDWFDSHFDSHISPVWTRENMNLPPDVQRWWMMLQPQFKSHNTNEVLEKLFQIVPGENPYRFRDPQQCRRCAVVGNSGNLRGSGYGQDVDGHNFIMRMNQAPTVGFEKDVGSRTTHHFMYPESAKNLPANVSFVLVPFKALDLMWIASALSTGQIRFTYAPVKSFLRVDKEKVQIYNPAFFKYIHDRWTEHHGRYPSTGMLVLFFALHVCDEVNVYGFGADSRGNWHHYWENNRYAGEFRKTGVHDADFEAHIIDMLAKASKIEVYRGN; encoded by the exons ATGAAGTGCTCCCTGCGGGTGTGGTTCCTCTCCGTGGCCTTCCTGCTGGTATTCATCATGTCCCTGCTCTTCACCTACTCACACCACAGCATGGCCACCTTGCCCTACCTGGACTCGGGGGCCCTGGGTGGCACACACCGGGTGAAGCTGGTGCCGGGCTATACGGGACTACAGCGCCTTGGCAAGGAGGGGCTTTCGGGGAAAAGTTGTGCCTGCAGCCGCTGCATGGGTGATGCCGGCACCTCCGACTGGTTTGACAGCCACTTTGACAGCCACATCTCTCCTGTCTGGACGAGAGAGAACATGAATCTCCCCCCGGAtgtccagaggtggtggatg ATGCTGCAACCCCAATTCAAGTCACACAACACCAATGAGGTGCTGGAGAAGCTGTTCCAGATCGTGCCTGGCGAGAACCCCTACCGCTTCCGGGACCCCCAACAGTGCCGGCGCTGTGCTGTGGTGGGAAACTCAGGCAACCTTCGGGGCTCTGGCTATGGGCAAGATGTGGACGGCCATAACTTTATCATGAG GATGAATCAGGCACCAACTGTGGGCTTTGAGAAGGATGTTGGCAGCCGAACAACCCACCATTTCATGTACCCCGAGAGTGCCAAGAACCTGCCTGCCAACGTCAGCTTCGTGCTGGTACCCTTCAAGGCCCTGGACCTAATGTGGATTGCCAGCGCCCTCTCTACAGGACAGATCCGATT CACCTACGCTCCAGTGAAGTCCTTCCTTCGAGTGGACAAAGAAAAG GTCCAGATTTACAACCCAGCCTTCTTCAAGTACATCCATGACAGGTGGACAGAGCATCACGGACGATACCCTTCCACAGGAATGCTGGTGCTCTTCTTCGCGCTGCATGTGTGTGATGAG GTGAACGTGTATGGGTTCGGGGCTGACAGCCGAGGCAATTGGCACCACTACTGGGAGAACAACCGGTATGCCGGCGAATTCCGGAAGACAGGCGTGCACGACGCTGACTTCGAAGCCCACATCATTGACATGCTGGCCAAGGCCAGCAAGATCGAGGTCTACCGAGGGAACTGA